A region from the Citrobacter koseri ATCC BAA-895 genome encodes:
- the tdcG gene encoding L-serine ammonia-lyase gives MISAFDIFKIGIGPSSSHTVGPMNAGKCFIDQLTSKGDLLRTTRITVDLYGSLSLTGKGHATDTAIMMGLAGNSPQNVNIDAIPTFIEDVTRSGRLPVAEGAHVVDFPVADSILFHAETLPRHENGMRITAWNGQETLLSKTYYSIGGGFIVEEERFGQAHDVETPVPYDFHSASELLKLCERNGLSVSGLMMQNELALRSKEEIDAGFARIWDVMHAGIERGMNTEGVLPGPLNVPRRAVALRRLLVSSDSLSSDPMNVIDWINMFALAVSEENAAGGRVVTAPTNGACGIIPAVLAYYDKFRRPVNANSIARYLLAAGAIGALYKMNASISGAEVGCQGEVGVACSMAAAGLTELLGGSPSQVCIAAEIAMEHNLGLTCDPVAGQVQIPCIERNAINAVKAVNAARMALRRTSEPRVSLDKVIETMYETGKDMNDKYRETSRGGLAIKVVCT, from the coding sequence ATGATTAGCGCATTCGATATTTTTAAGATTGGCATTGGACCTTCCAGCTCCCATACCGTAGGGCCGATGAATGCAGGAAAATGTTTTATCGATCAACTGACCAGCAAGGGTGATTTACTTCGCACGACGCGTATTACGGTTGATCTGTATGGATCGTTATCGCTGACCGGGAAAGGTCATGCGACGGATACCGCCATCATGATGGGGCTGGCAGGCAACAGCCCGCAAAACGTGAATATCGACGCGATTCCCACCTTTATTGAAGACGTAACGCGCAGTGGACGCCTGCCGGTGGCCGAGGGAGCGCACGTTGTTGATTTCCCGGTAGCAGACAGCATTCTCTTTCACGCCGAAACGCTACCGCGCCATGAAAATGGGATGCGTATTACGGCATGGAACGGGCAAGAGACGCTGTTGAGCAAAACCTATTACTCCATCGGCGGCGGGTTTATCGTCGAAGAGGAGCGTTTCGGGCAGGCGCATGATGTCGAAACGCCAGTACCTTATGATTTTCACTCGGCCAGCGAACTGCTGAAACTGTGTGAGCGAAACGGGCTTTCGGTCTCTGGCCTGATGATGCAAAACGAGCTGGCGTTGCGCAGCAAAGAGGAGATTGACGCCGGATTCGCGCGCATCTGGGATGTGATGCACGCCGGGATTGAACGCGGCATGAACACCGAGGGCGTACTGCCGGGGCCGCTGAATGTGCCGCGTCGCGCCGTTGCGTTAAGGCGTCTGCTGGTCTCCAGCGACAGCCTCTCCAGCGACCCGATGAACGTTATCGACTGGATCAACATGTTTGCGCTGGCCGTCAGTGAAGAGAACGCGGCAGGAGGACGGGTCGTAACGGCGCCAACTAACGGCGCATGCGGCATTATTCCAGCTGTACTGGCCTATTACGATAAGTTCCGCCGTCCGGTGAATGCCAACTCGATTGCCCGCTATCTGCTGGCTGCGGGCGCGATTGGCGCGCTGTATAAGATGAATGCGTCTATCTCCGGTGCGGAAGTGGGCTGTCAGGGGGAAGTTGGCGTCGCCTGCTCGATGGCGGCGGCAGGGCTGACGGAACTGCTGGGCGGTAGTCCATCGCAGGTTTGCATTGCGGCGGAAATCGCGATGGAGCACAACCTGGGATTGACCTGCGATCCGGTGGCCGGGCAGGTGCAAATTCCTTGCATTGAACGTAACGCGATTAATGCGGTAAAAGCGGTGAATGCGGCGCGAATGGCGCTGCGGCGAACATCTGAGCCACGGGTGTCGCTCGATAAAGTGATCGAGACGATGTATGAAACCGGCAAGGATATGAACGATAAGTACCGCGAGACTTCGCGCGGTGGGCTGGCGATTAAGGTCGTTTGTACCTGA
- a CDS encoding enamine/imine deaminase produces MRKIIATQHAPGAIGPYVQGVDLGSMVLTSGQIPVCPQTGEVAENVVDQARQSLENVKAIVEAAGLKVGDIVKTTVFITDLNDFTTINEVYQQFFDEHQATYPTRSCVQVARLPKDVKLEIEAIAVRGDTL; encoded by the coding sequence ATGAGAAAGATTATTGCCACCCAACATGCACCGGGAGCCATCGGCCCCTACGTACAGGGTGTGGATTTGGGCAGTATGGTGCTGACCTCAGGTCAGATCCCGGTATGCCCGCAAACGGGCGAGGTCGCGGAAAATGTCGTCGATCAGGCGCGTCAGAGCCTGGAAAACGTCAAAGCGATTGTGGAAGCTGCGGGCCTGAAAGTGGGCGATATCGTGAAGACCACTGTGTTCATTACCGATCTGAACGATTTCACCACCATCAACGAGGTGTATCAGCAGTTCTTTGATGAGCATCAGGCGACTTACCCTACGCGCAGCTGTGTGCAGGTCGCCCGTTTGCCGAAGGATGTGAAGCTGGAGATTGAAGCTATCGCGGTGCGTGGCGATACGCTGTAA
- the pflB gene encoding formate C-acetyltransferase, with protein MKVNIDTSDMLYAEAWLGFKGTDWKEEINVRDFIQHNYTPYEGDESFLAEATPATTALWEKVMAGIRIENSTHAPVDFDTNIATTITAHDAGYIEQELEKIVGLQTDKPLKRALHPFGGINMIKSSFQAYGREMDADFEYQFTELRKTHNQGVFDAYSPDMLRCRKSGVLTGLPDGYGRGRIIGDYRRVALYGIRYLVRERELQFADLQSNLEWGQNLEATIRLREELAEHRRALLQMQEMAAKYGCDISRPARNAQEAVQWLYFAYLAAVKSQNGGAMSLGRTASFLDIYIERDFKAGILTEEQAQELIDHFIMKIRMVRFLRTPEFDTLFSGDPIWATEVIGGMGLDGRTLVTKNSFRYLHTLHTMGPAPEPNLTVLWSEALPVAFKKYAAQVSIVTSSLQYENDDLMRADFDSDDYAIACCVSPMVIGKQMQFFGARANLAKTLLYAINGGVDEKLKIQVGPKTAPLMDDVLDYDTVMESLDHFMDWLAVQYISALNIIHYMHDKYSYEASLMALHDRDVYRTMACGIAGLSVATDSLSAIKYAKVKPVRDHNGLAVDFVIEGEYPQYGNNDERVDSIACDLVERFMKKIKVLPTYRNAVPTQSILTITSNVVYGQKTGNTPDGRRGGTPFAPGANPMHGRDRKGAVASLTSVAKLPFTYAKDGISYTFSIVPAALGKDDGVRKTNLVGLLDGYFHHEAHVEGGQHLNVNVMNREMLLDAIEHPESYPNLTIRVSGYAVRFNALTREQQQDVISRTFTQAI; from the coding sequence ATGAAGGTAAATATCGATACCAGCGATATGCTGTATGCCGAAGCCTGGCTTGGCTTTAAAGGTACGGACTGGAAAGAAGAAATTAATGTCCGTGATTTTATTCAGCACAACTATACACCCTATGAGGGAGATGAATCCTTCCTCGCGGAAGCCACGCCTGCGACTACCGCATTGTGGGAAAAAGTTATGGCGGGTATTCGTATTGAAAACTCGACGCATGCGCCAGTCGATTTCGATACCAACATTGCGACCACCATTACTGCCCATGACGCGGGTTATATTGAGCAGGAGCTGGAAAAAATCGTCGGTTTGCAAACCGATAAGCCACTCAAGCGCGCGCTGCATCCGTTTGGCGGCATCAATATGATCAAAAGCTCATTCCAGGCGTATGGTCGTGAAATGGATGCTGATTTTGAATATCAGTTTACCGAGCTGCGTAAAACCCATAACCAGGGTGTATTCGACGCGTATTCGCCGGATATGCTGCGCTGCCGTAAATCCGGGGTGCTGACCGGCTTACCGGATGGCTACGGTCGTGGGCGTATTATCGGCGACTATCGCCGCGTTGCGCTGTACGGTATCCGTTATCTGGTGCGCGAGCGTGAGTTGCAGTTTGCCGATCTCCAGTCAAATCTGGAGTGGGGGCAGAACCTTGAAGCGACGATTCGCCTGCGTGAAGAGCTGGCCGAACACCGTCGTGCGCTGCTGCAAATGCAGGAAATGGCCGCCAAATACGGCTGCGATATCTCCCGTCCGGCGCGTAACGCGCAGGAAGCCGTCCAGTGGCTTTACTTCGCCTATCTGGCAGCGGTGAAATCGCAGAACGGCGGCGCAATGTCGCTGGGCCGTACCGCGTCGTTCCTCGACATCTACATTGAGCGAGACTTCAAAGCCGGGATCTTAACGGAAGAACAGGCGCAGGAACTGATCGACCACTTCATCATGAAGATCCGCATGGTGCGCTTCCTGCGCACGCCGGAATTTGACACGCTGTTCTCCGGCGATCCGATTTGGGCAACCGAAGTGATCGGCGGTATGGGGCTGGATGGCCGCACGCTGGTGACCAAAAACTCCTTCCGCTATCTGCATACCCTGCACACGATGGGGCCTGCGCCAGAGCCGAACCTGACCGTGCTGTGGTCAGAAGCGCTGCCGGTCGCTTTTAAAAAGTATGCGGCACAGGTGTCGATCGTCACTTCATCTTTGCAGTATGAAAATGACGATCTGATGCGCGCTGACTTTGACAGCGATGATTACGCCATTGCTTGCTGCGTCAGCCCAATGGTCATCGGTAAGCAGATGCAGTTCTTCGGCGCCCGCGCCAACCTCGCTAAAACGCTGCTGTATGCAATCAACGGCGGTGTGGATGAGAAGCTGAAAATCCAGGTCGGGCCGAAAACGGCGCCATTAATGGATGACGTGCTGGATTACGACACGGTGATGGAGAGCCTTGACCACTTCATGGACTGGCTGGCGGTGCAGTACATCAGCGCGCTGAATATCATCCACTACATGCACGACAAGTACAGCTACGAAGCGTCGCTGATGGCGCTGCACGATCGTGACGTTTATCGCACGATGGCATGCGGCATCGCGGGGCTGTCCGTGGCGACGGATTCGCTGTCCGCCATCAAGTACGCGAAGGTGAAACCGGTGCGCGACCATAACGGGCTGGCAGTCGATTTTGTCATCGAAGGCGAATATCCGCAGTACGGCAACAACGACGAGCGCGTGGACAGCATTGCCTGCGATCTGGTTGAACGCTTTATGAAGAAAATTAAAGTGTTGCCAACCTACCGCAACGCGGTGCCGACACAGTCCATTCTGACCATCACCTCGAACGTGGTGTACGGCCAGAAAACCGGGAATACGCCGGATGGACGTCGTGGCGGTACGCCGTTCGCGCCGGGTGCGAACCCGATGCACGGCCGTGACCGTAAAGGCGCTGTCGCTTCGCTGACTTCCGTCGCGAAACTGCCGTTCACCTATGCCAAAGACGGGATTTCCTACACCTTCTCCATTGTGCCTGCGGCGTTGGGCAAAGATGACGGCGTGCGGAAAACCAATCTGGTCGGCCTGCTGGACGGATACTTCCATCATGAAGCGCATGTGGAAGGCGGTCAGCACCTGAACGTCAACGTGATGAACCGTGAAATGCTGCTGGACGCCATCGAGCACCCGGAAAGCTATCCGAACCTGACGATCCGCGTGTCCGGCTACGCCGTGCGCTTTAATGCGCTCACCCGCGAGCAACAGCAGGATGTGATTTCACGTACCTTTACCCAGGCGATATAA